One part of the Tunicatimonas pelagia genome encodes these proteins:
- the purD gene encoding phosphoribosylamine--glycine ligase, translating to MNILLLGSGGREHALAWKISQSSDCTKLFVSPGNAGTSLFNVTENLVQNSYDQSDFQRIANFIQQQNIELIVVGPEAPLVAGITDFLKNNSSTSDVLVVGPTQAGAELEGSKDFAKQFMQKHNIPTAASHTFTAETLEEGLKYVKEQTLPIVLKADGLAAGKGVIICTSYDEATETLRDMLQHQKFGTASQKVVIEEFLDGIELSVFVLTDGKNYHLLPEAKDYKRIGENDTGPNTGGMGAVSPVPFADEAFMSKVKAQIVEPTIQGLAKENIDYRGFIFLGLMNVGGNPYVIEYNVRLGDPETQAIIPRLESDLVELLVATARQQLSEVQVNISLQAAATVVMVSGGYPESYVKGKVISGLSDKAESLVFHAGTEAKEGKTITSGGRVLAVTSLHSQLTSALEQTYAQVDQLFWKDIYYRKDIGQDILGYLANGK from the coding sequence ATGAATATCTTACTACTCGGTTCGGGAGGGCGCGAACACGCACTAGCCTGGAAAATTAGCCAGAGTTCTGACTGTACTAAACTCTTTGTATCGCCCGGTAATGCAGGAACCTCCCTGTTTAATGTAACTGAAAATCTAGTACAAAACAGCTACGATCAATCTGATTTTCAGCGCATTGCTAACTTTATTCAACAACAGAATATTGAGTTGATCGTTGTTGGGCCAGAAGCTCCATTGGTAGCGGGGATTACTGATTTTCTGAAGAATAATTCATCTACCTCCGATGTGCTGGTAGTGGGCCCAACCCAAGCTGGTGCCGAGCTAGAAGGAAGTAAAGATTTTGCTAAGCAGTTTATGCAGAAGCATAACATTCCTACCGCTGCATCGCACACATTTACCGCCGAAACGCTCGAGGAAGGACTGAAATATGTAAAAGAGCAAACCTTGCCTATTGTACTCAAGGCCGATGGACTAGCCGCCGGAAAAGGGGTAATCATTTGTACCAGCTACGATGAAGCTACCGAAACCTTGCGCGATATGCTCCAGCACCAAAAGTTTGGCACAGCCAGCCAGAAAGTGGTGATTGAAGAGTTTCTAGATGGTATTGAGCTTTCGGTATTTGTGCTGACCGATGGTAAAAACTACCACCTCTTACCTGAGGCGAAAGATTATAAACGCATTGGTGAAAACGATACAGGTCCCAATACCGGTGGTATGGGTGCCGTCTCTCCGGTTCCGTTTGCCGATGAAGCATTTATGTCGAAAGTAAAAGCGCAAATTGTAGAGCCTACCATTCAGGGGTTAGCCAAGGAAAATATTGATTACCGGGGCTTTATCTTTTTAGGACTGATGAACGTAGGTGGTAACCCTTACGTCATTGAGTATAATGTGCGCTTAGGTGACCCTGAAACTCAAGCAATTATTCCTCGTCTGGAGAGCGATTTGGTAGAACTACTCGTGGCCACTGCCCGGCAGCAACTATCGGAGGTGCAAGTGAATATCAGCTTACAAGCTGCTGCTACGGTGGTTATGGTTTCTGGCGGGTATCCCGAAAGCTACGTGAAAGGTAAAGTAATCAGCGGTTTATCTGATAAGGCTGAAAGCTTGGTATTTCACGCGGGTACTGAGGCTAAAGAGGGAAAAACAATTACCAGTGGCGGAAGAGTGCTGGCCGTTACCTCGCTGCACAGCCAACTTACCAGTGCACTGGAACAAACGTATGCTCAGGTTGATCAGCTTTTCTGGAAGGACATCTACTACCGAAAAGATATTGGGCAGGACATTCTAGGCTACCTAGCCAACGGAAAATAG
- a CDS encoding PSP1 domain-containing protein: MGCSTCSTKNGAVSGCRNNGGCSTGGCNKMNVFDWLSNMEFPSLSTFDIVEVKFKNGHKDFFRNTKDVDLTTGDAVVVDVPNGYHIGHVSLQGELVRLQMQKKKVPNNDQIRTIYRIATEQDLEKFHKVGNREMPTLYRTREIIQKLGLSMKLSDVEYQADNNKATFYYSADSRVDFRELIKVLAGEFRIRIEMRQISLRQEAGRLGGIGSCGRELCCSTWLSDFKSVSTSAARYQNLSLNPSKLSGQCGRLKCCLNYELETYMSALKRIPEVNRPLKTRKGEAVLQKTDIFKRIMWFSFAGESAWVPLSAQRVQEVLELNKRGEVPDTLIEDHIIAKSDSGVLNNDLVKMDKKFQKKHNPKRRNKRKKKN, encoded by the coding sequence ATGGGATGTAGTACCTGTAGTACCAAAAATGGTGCAGTAAGCGGTTGCCGTAACAATGGCGGCTGTAGCACCGGAGGGTGTAACAAAATGAATGTCTTCGATTGGCTCTCCAACATGGAGTTTCCATCGCTGAGCACCTTCGATATTGTTGAAGTAAAATTCAAAAACGGTCATAAAGACTTTTTTCGCAACACCAAAGACGTGGATCTGACTACCGGTGATGCCGTAGTGGTAGATGTTCCCAACGGTTACCACATTGGTCATGTCTCATTGCAGGGTGAGTTAGTCCGGCTGCAAATGCAGAAGAAAAAAGTACCCAATAACGACCAAATCCGCACTATCTACCGAATAGCCACCGAACAGGATCTGGAAAAATTCCATAAAGTAGGCAACCGCGAGATGCCCACGCTCTACCGAACCCGGGAGATTATTCAGAAACTGGGCTTATCTATGAAACTCTCCGACGTAGAGTATCAGGCCGATAACAATAAAGCCACTTTTTACTACTCGGCCGACAGTCGGGTTGATTTTCGGGAGTTAATTAAAGTGCTGGCGGGTGAATTCCGCATCCGAATTGAGATGCGACAGATCAGCCTACGGCAAGAAGCCGGTCGGCTGGGTGGCATTGGTTCGTGCGGTCGGGAGCTTTGCTGTTCTACCTGGCTCTCTGATTTTAAAAGCGTTTCTACATCGGCGGCTCGCTACCAGAACCTTTCCCTTAACCCTAGCAAGCTTTCCGGCCAGTGTGGTCGGCTCAAGTGCTGCCTCAACTACGAGCTAGAAACGTACATGAGCGCACTCAAGCGTATTCCCGAGGTAAACCGTCCGCTGAAAACCCGGAAGGGTGAGGCTGTACTACAAAAGACCGATATTTTTAAAAGAATTATGTGGTTTAGCTTTGCCGGAGAAAGTGCTTGGGTTCCGCTGAGTGCCCAACGCGTACAGGAAGTTTTAGAACTGAATAAGCGAGGTGAAGTGCCGGATACACTGATTGAAGACCATATAATTGCTAAATCTGATTCAGGGGTTTTGAATAACGATTTAGTGAAGATGGATAAAAAATTTCAGAAGAAGCACAACCCCAAACGGCGCAATAAGCGAAAGAAAAAGAATTAA